Proteins encoded within one genomic window of Flavobacterium gilvum:
- a CDS encoding C1 family peptidase: MYKLPIKLFFIATTLVVGSHSMEAQDGLVNSLKVNASEKSAESFKFTDVINLANTSVKNQGSSGTCWSYSTNSFLESEMIRMGKQPVELSQVFSARNAYVEKGKNYVRMHGAVSLGDGGELHDVINMYRKYGAVPQSVYTGLNYGTSKNKFAEMASLTEAMLAAIVKNPNGELTPNWEKAYAAVIDSYLGQVPENFTYKGKNYTPQTFAKEVVGINPDEYVEFASYANVPYYTKTMMMVPDNWSFDLVYNIKMNDMTTIIDNALKNGYTVAWASDVSEKSFSWKNGVAYVPTKKFDDMTAVEKENMFNGPKSELEITEELRQKAFDNYQTTDDHAMHIVGIAKDQMGKEYYIVKNSWGATNDYKGYLYVSKNFVKYKTTSLMVNKGGVPSDIIKKIGV, translated from the coding sequence ATGTATAAATTACCAATTAAATTGTTTTTTATTGCGACAACCCTTGTTGTAGGTTCTCATTCGATGGAAGCTCAAGACGGATTAGTCAATTCATTGAAAGTAAATGCAAGCGAGAAAAGCGCAGAAAGTTTCAAGTTTACCGATGTAATTAATTTGGCTAATACTTCCGTAAAAAATCAGGGTTCTTCTGGAACTTGCTGGAGTTATTCCACAAATTCTTTTTTGGAATCCGAAATGATTAGAATGGGAAAACAGCCTGTAGAATTATCACAGGTTTTTTCGGCACGAAACGCTTATGTTGAAAAAGGAAAAAATTATGTTCGTATGCATGGTGCCGTAAGTTTGGGAGACGGTGGTGAATTGCATGATGTAATTAATATGTACAGAAAATATGGTGCTGTACCACAATCAGTTTATACGGGTTTGAATTATGGCACTTCGAAAAATAAGTTTGCTGAGATGGCTAGTTTGACAGAAGCAATGCTGGCTGCCATTGTAAAAAATCCTAATGGGGAATTAACGCCAAATTGGGAGAAAGCTTATGCTGCTGTAATTGACTCTTATTTGGGGCAAGTTCCAGAAAATTTTACATACAAAGGGAAAAATTACACACCACAAACTTTTGCCAAAGAAGTAGTAGGAATCAATCCAGATGAGTATGTTGAATTTGCATCGTATGCAAATGTTCCTTATTACACAAAAACAATGATGATGGTTCCAGATAACTGGTCATTTGATTTGGTTTACAATATTAAGATGAACGATATGACAACTATCATTGACAATGCGTTGAAAAACGGTTATACTGTTGCTTGGGCATCGGATGTGAGCGAAAAAAGCTTTAGTTGGAAAAACGGCGTTGCTTATGTTCCTACTAAAAAGTTTGATGATATGACTGCTGTTGAAAAGGAAAATATGTTTAACGGTCCAAAATCAGAATTGGAAATCACCGAAGAATTGCGTCAGAAAGCATTTGATAATTATCAAACCACAGATGATCACGCGATGCATATTGTAGGGATTGCCAAAGATCAAATGGGGAAAGAATATTATATCGTGAAAAATTCATGGGGAGCAACCAATGATTATAAAGGTTATTTGTATGTAAGCAAGAATTTTGTGAAATACAAAACAACTTCGCTGATGGTTAATAAAGGCGGTGTTCCGTCTGATATTATTAAGAAAATAGGGGTGTAA
- a CDS encoding S9 family peptidase, whose amino-acid sequence MKKTLFLMLTMMSLTANAQNVMTPELLWKLGRITPLGISKDGKNVVYKVSIPSVEENKSSSKYFTVVINSGAVTEIKDTKDVLVDKNVSPDGKYIVYNEEVKIDNVLGKDFYPNLDKSDAQIYNGLDYRHWDTWNVGKYNHVFFKENKEGSQGIDILKGERFDSPQKPFGGDEDYNWSPDGKSIVYVCKKKAGTEYALSTDTNIYEYNLESGKTINRTEGNFGYDTAPQFSPTGDLTWLQMKRDGYESDKNDLIVSYKGTKINLTANWDGTVSSFKWSNDGKKIYFIAAIDGTLQVFEVNFPGLTKIAITVKQVTNGDFDVHDLVGFSGDNLVVTRNDMNHAAEIFLYNLKKNTWKQLTNVNTDAYSKLALSKTERRYVTTTDGKKMLVWVILPPNFDASKKYPTLLYCQGGPQSPLTQSYSFRWNFQLMAANGYVVVAPNRRGMPGHGVAWNEQISKDWGGQVMDDYLSAIDDVAKESYVDKTRLGCVGASYGGYSVFYLAGIHKNRFKTFIAHDGVFNTQSMLGTTEEVFFNNWDFGGPYWEKDNAVAQKAYTKFNPINYVQNWNTPILIIQGGIDFRVPIGQAQEAFQAAQMRGIKSRLLYFPEENHWVLKPQNAQVWQKEFFKWLKETL is encoded by the coding sequence ATGAAAAAAACGCTCTTTTTAATGTTAACAATGATGAGTTTGACAGCAAATGCCCAAAATGTAATGACTCCCGAATTACTCTGGAAATTGGGTAGAATTACCCCATTAGGAATTTCAAAAGACGGGAAAAATGTTGTTTACAAAGTATCGATCCCCTCAGTTGAAGAAAATAAATCCAGTTCCAAATATTTTACCGTTGTCATCAATTCCGGTGCTGTAACAGAAATTAAAGATACCAAAGATGTTTTGGTAGATAAAAATGTTTCTCCAGACGGAAAATACATTGTTTACAACGAAGAGGTGAAAATTGATAATGTTTTGGGGAAAGACTTTTATCCTAATCTTGATAAATCTGATGCTCAAATCTATAATGGTCTGGATTATCGCCATTGGGATACCTGGAATGTTGGGAAATACAATCATGTATTTTTTAAAGAAAACAAAGAAGGATCACAAGGAATTGATATTTTGAAAGGTGAACGTTTTGACAGTCCGCAAAAACCTTTCGGAGGTGATGAGGATTACAATTGGTCGCCAGACGGAAAAAGCATCGTATATGTTTGCAAGAAAAAAGCGGGTACAGAATACGCTCTTTCTACAGATACCAATATTTATGAATACAATTTAGAATCAGGAAAAACCATTAACAGAACCGAAGGGAATTTTGGTTATGATACTGCGCCACAATTTTCTCCAACAGGAGATTTGACTTGGCTGCAAATGAAACGCGACGGTTATGAGTCGGATAAAAACGATTTGATTGTTAGTTACAAAGGAACCAAAATTAATCTTACGGCGAATTGGGATGGAACGGTTAGCAGTTTTAAATGGAGCAATGACGGGAAAAAGATTTATTTTATAGCGGCAATTGATGGGACTTTACAAGTTTTTGAGGTTAATTTTCCTGGCTTGACCAAAATTGCTATTACCGTAAAACAAGTTACAAATGGCGATTTTGACGTACATGATTTGGTTGGATTCTCCGGAGATAATTTGGTTGTTACCAGAAACGATATGAATCATGCGGCGGAAATTTTCCTGTATAATTTGAAGAAAAATACTTGGAAACAATTGACAAATGTAAATACAGATGCCTATTCTAAATTAGCATTAAGTAAAACCGAAAGACGTTATGTTACAACAACAGACGGAAAAAAAATGTTGGTTTGGGTAATCTTGCCTCCAAATTTTGATGCTTCCAAAAAATATCCAACGCTTTTATATTGCCAAGGAGGGCCACAATCTCCATTGACACAATCGTATTCTTTCCGTTGGAATTTTCAATTAATGGCTGCCAATGGTTATGTGGTTGTAGCTCCAAATCGTCGCGGAATGCCGGGTCACGGAGTAGCGTGGAATGAGCAAATCAGTAAAGATTGGGGCGGACAGGTTATGGACGATTATCTTTCAGCTATAGATGATGTAGCCAAAGAAAGTTATGTGGATAAAACTCGTTTGGGTTGTGTAGGTGCTAGTTATGGTGGTTATTCTGTGTTTTATTTGGCCGGAATTCATAAAAACAGATTCAAAACTTTTATTGCACACGATGGTGTTTTCAACACACAAAGTATGCTTGGAACTACCGAAGAGGTTTTCTTTAATAATTGGGATTTTGGTGGTCCTTACTGGGAAAAAGATAATGCTGTTGCACAAAAAGCATATACTAAATTCAATCCTATCAATTATGTTCAAAACTGGAATACACCCATTTTGATTATTCAGGGAGGAATTGATTTCAGGGTGCCAATAGGACAAGCACAAGAAGCTTTTCAGGCAGCACAGATGCGTGGAATAAAAAGCCGATTGCTTTATTTCCCTGAAGAAAACCACTGGGTTCTGAAACCTCAAAATGCTCAGGTTTGGCAAAAAGAGTTTTTTAAATGGCTTAAAGAAACTTTGTAA
- a CDS encoding NAD(P)/FAD-dependent oxidoreductase, which translates to MQLSYWELKNWFTNIDFTIVGSGIVGLHAGLRLREIYPNSKILILEKGILPEGASTKNAGFACFGSISEIIEDLKTHTEEDVVQLIQKRWNGLQILRKNLGDATIDFKPYGGYELFLKEDESSFQECSNKLPFINEVLKPIFKTDVYAKELDRFDFSGINEYLIFNPFEAQIDTGNMMQSLLKKAVEQDILILNQQTVTSFLDNENNVEVALGDFSFTTKKLLFATNGFADELTKGAVKPARAQVLITKPIPNLDIKGTFHLDKGYYYFRNVGDRILLGGGRNLDFDTETTTEFGQTEIIQKKLEDLLKKVILPNQEVQIEHRWSGIMGIGNSKKPIVSQLSENVYFGVRLGGMGVAIGSLIGTELADLTKKWQPK; encoded by the coding sequence ATGCAGCTAAGCTATTGGGAATTAAAAAATTGGTTCACAAATATTGACTTCACTATCGTAGGCAGCGGAATTGTAGGCCTGCACGCGGGATTACGCTTACGCGAAATATACCCAAACAGCAAAATTCTGATACTCGAAAAAGGAATCTTACCGGAAGGAGCAAGCACTAAGAATGCTGGATTTGCCTGCTTTGGGAGTATCTCAGAAATTATCGAAGATTTAAAAACTCATACCGAAGAAGATGTTGTCCAACTCATTCAAAAAAGATGGAACGGACTTCAAATATTGAGAAAAAATTTAGGAGATGCGACTATCGATTTCAAACCTTATGGCGGATATGAACTTTTTTTAAAAGAGGATGAAAGCAGTTTTCAGGAATGTTCGAATAAATTGCCTTTTATAAATGAAGTACTTAAACCAATTTTTAAAACCGATGTTTATGCCAAAGAATTAGATCGATTTGATTTTAGCGGCATTAACGAATATCTGATTTTCAACCCTTTTGAAGCTCAAATTGACACCGGAAATATGATGCAGTCACTTCTGAAAAAAGCGGTTGAGCAGGATATTTTAATTCTCAATCAACAAACCGTTACTTCTTTTCTGGATAACGAAAATAATGTCGAAGTTGCACTTGGTGATTTTAGTTTTACTACCAAAAAATTATTGTTTGCCACCAATGGTTTTGCCGACGAACTAACCAAAGGTGCCGTAAAACCAGCAAGGGCTCAGGTTTTAATCACAAAACCAATTCCTAATCTGGATATAAAAGGAACTTTTCATTTGGACAAAGGCTATTACTATTTCAGAAATGTTGGAGATCGAATACTACTTGGTGGCGGCAGAAACCTGGATTTTGACACCGAAACTACGACCGAATTTGGTCAAACAGAAATTATCCAAAAAAAATTGGAGGACTTATTAAAAAAAGTAATTTTGCCCAACCAGGAAGTCCAAATCGAGCACCGCTGGAGCGGAATTATGGGCATTGGTAACAGCAAAAAACCGATTGTATCCCAACTATCTGAAAACGTGTATTTTGGCGTTCGGCTTGGTGGAATGGGAGTGGCAATCGGAAGTTTAATAGGAACAGAATTAGCAGATTTAACTAAAAAATGGCAACCAAAATAA
- the mtgA gene encoding monofunctional biosynthetic peptidoglycan transglycosylase, translated as MATKITPKKTTRKPAKKAKKGFIAIVFSFLLKIFLWFFPISIAFVVLFKFVPVPLTPLMVIRYFENKAAGKEIHFSHDWEPIENISMNLQKAVIASEDGTFLTHNGFDFIAMQKAYKNNERGRKIKGGSTISQQTAKNVFLWQGRSYLRKGLEAYFTVLIEVIWGKKRIMEVYLNSIEMGDGVYGAYAATEHWYRKDASNLTLQQAAGIAAILPNPRKYKATSSSSYINRRKDKIVSVMKHIGKIEY; from the coding sequence ATGGCAACCAAAATAACTCCCAAAAAAACAACTAGAAAACCCGCCAAGAAAGCCAAGAAAGGTTTTATAGCTATAGTATTTTCATTTCTACTAAAAATTTTTTTATGGTTTTTTCCTATTTCAATAGCTTTTGTAGTCCTTTTTAAATTTGTACCTGTTCCACTTACTCCCTTAATGGTAATCCGCTATTTTGAGAACAAAGCTGCTGGAAAGGAAATTCATTTCAGCCACGATTGGGAGCCCATCGAAAATATTTCCATGAATTTACAAAAAGCGGTAATTGCCAGTGAAGACGGAACTTTCCTAACGCATAATGGCTTTGATTTTATCGCGATGCAAAAAGCCTATAAAAACAATGAAAGAGGCCGAAAAATAAAAGGCGGAAGCACAATCTCGCAACAAACCGCCAAAAATGTTTTTCTTTGGCAAGGCCGAAGCTATCTCCGAAAAGGCCTCGAAGCTTATTTTACGGTTTTAATAGAAGTTATTTGGGGTAAAAAAAGAATTATGGAAGTGTACCTCAACAGCATCGAAATGGGTGACGGCGTTTATGGAGCCTACGCTGCAACAGAACACTGGTATCGAAAAGACGCATCGAACCTCACCTTACAGCAAGCCGCAGGAATCGCTGCCATTTTGCCCAATCCCAGAAAATACAAAGCCACCAGCTCTTCCTCTTACATCAACCGAAGAAAAGACAAGATTGTGAGCGTTATGAAGCATATCGGCAAGATTGAGTATTAA
- a CDS encoding TonB-dependent receptor: MKRYIVALLVGITTFLQAQNSITGKVTDSKNNPLAGVIVDASELHKSTKTDVNGNYTLRELPNGGLTLVFSSIGFETQSKKIEKAQNTHTLDVVMAELAFQMDEVIVSTPFSKLQSQNVMKIDRESVKTMQEKGSATLIEGLATIPGVSQVSTGTSIGKPVIRGLSGNRVLVYTQGIRLENQQFGDEHGLGLNDSGVENVEVIKGPASLLYGSDALGGVLFFNPEKFALANTFQGDFGQRLFSNTLGASTTLGLKTSTDNWKYLIRGAYNTQSDYKIPDGDRVTNTRFQEMDFKAGIGYSNAKFSSILRYNYNNLDVGIPEDGIADQTTSKKTTFPKQGVFNNLLSLNNTLFFSDSKLDINLGYIRNDRSEFEDSNIAVLHMILNTFDYNVKYYLPKLGKVETIVGVQGMSQENKNLADEFLIPNATTNDFGVFGTGIYNWDESSLQGGLRFDYRNLVSEEHGVVGTEGYFSALNKNYDSFNASLGYKTNFAKDLSFRLNTATGFRAPNLAELSSNGVHEGTFRYEIGNPDLKTEQNLQTDLDLEYKSTHFEFSVSGFYNHINDYIYSSPTGEELDGFKVYDYIQNNANLYGGEVALHIHPHPLDWLHFETSFENVTGKLQDGGYLPQIPANNWDNTIRTNFKLGNWIEDAFATLNVSTTFAQKKVSGFDIPSDGYTLLNMGFGGKVKLGKIAFDLNLNGNNLLNKTYIPHLSRLATSGIPNLGRNFVLGAAFKF, encoded by the coding sequence ATGAAAAGATATATAGTTGCCCTATTGGTGGGAATTACCACTTTTTTGCAGGCACAAAATTCAATAACAGGGAAAGTTACCGATTCTAAAAATAATCCTTTAGCAGGAGTTATCGTCGATGCTTCAGAATTGCATAAATCAACAAAAACCGATGTAAATGGTAATTATACTTTGAGAGAACTCCCAAATGGTGGATTAACACTTGTGTTTTCATCGATAGGATTTGAAACTCAAAGTAAAAAGATTGAAAAAGCACAGAACACCCATACACTCGATGTAGTTATGGCAGAATTGGCTTTCCAAATGGATGAGGTTATTGTCTCAACTCCTTTTTCCAAATTACAATCTCAAAACGTGATGAAAATTGACCGAGAAAGTGTCAAAACGATGCAGGAAAAAGGGAGTGCCACTTTGATAGAAGGTTTGGCGACAATTCCTGGCGTTTCGCAGGTTTCTACGGGAACATCAATTGGAAAACCCGTAATCCGGGGGTTGAGCGGAAATCGGGTTTTGGTTTATACTCAGGGAATTCGATTGGAAAATCAACAGTTTGGTGACGAACACGGACTGGGGCTCAACGATTCTGGAGTAGAAAATGTCGAGGTTATAAAAGGTCCCGCGTCCCTTCTTTATGGCTCGGATGCGTTGGGAGGAGTTTTGTTTTTTAATCCCGAAAAATTTGCTTTGGCGAATACGTTTCAGGGAGATTTTGGGCAGCGTTTGTTTTCAAATACGCTTGGAGCGAGTACAACTTTGGGTTTGAAAACATCTACTGATAATTGGAAATATTTGATAAGAGGCGCATATAATACTCAATCCGATTATAAAATTCCCGATGGTGATCGTGTAACCAACACCCGTTTTCAGGAAATGGATTTCAAGGCCGGAATTGGTTATAGTAATGCCAAATTTTCGAGTATTTTAAGATATAACTACAACAATCTAGATGTGGGAATTCCCGAAGACGGAATTGCAGACCAAACTACGAGCAAGAAAACAACTTTTCCCAAACAAGGTGTTTTCAATAATCTGCTTTCGCTGAATAATACTTTGTTTTTCAGTGATTCAAAATTGGATATAAATTTAGGATATATCCGAAATGATCGAAGCGAGTTTGAAGACAGTAATATTGCTGTTTTACACATGATTTTGAACACATTTGATTATAATGTCAAATACTATTTACCAAAATTGGGTAAAGTAGAAACCATTGTTGGTGTTCAGGGAATGTCTCAGGAAAATAAAAATCTGGCTGATGAGTTTTTGATTCCAAACGCAACGACAAATGATTTTGGTGTTTTTGGAACCGGGATTTACAATTGGGATGAAAGCTCGTTACAGGGAGGACTTCGTTTTGATTACCGAAATTTAGTTTCAGAAGAACATGGAGTAGTTGGCACCGAAGGATATTTTTCGGCACTCAATAAAAACTATGACAGTTTCAATGCTTCGTTGGGATACAAAACCAATTTTGCCAAGGATTTGTCTTTCCGATTGAATACAGCAACGGGTTTCAGGGCACCGAATTTGGCTGAATTGTCATCCAATGGCGTTCATGAGGGGACTTTTCGTTATGAAATAGGAAATCCCGATTTGAAAACCGAACAAAACCTGCAAACCGATTTGGATCTGGAATACAAAAGCACCCATTTTGAGTTTAGTGTGAGTGGTTTTTATAATCACATCAACGATTATATTTATTCGTCGCCCACAGGGGAAGAACTTGATGGATTTAAGGTGTATGATTATATTCAGAATAATGCCAATTTGTATGGAGGAGAAGTCGCGTTGCATATTCATCCTCACCCTTTGGATTGGTTGCATTTTGAAACTAGTTTTGAAAATGTTACTGGGAAATTACAGGATGGAGGTTATTTGCCTCAAATTCCGGCCAATAATTGGGATAACACCATAAGAACCAATTTTAAACTAGGTAATTGGATTGAAGACGCTTTTGCCACCCTGAATGTTTCGACAACTTTCGCCCAAAAGAAAGTAAGCGGTTTTGATATTCCATCGGATGGTTATACGCTGCTGAATATGGGTTTTGGAGGCAAAGTAAAATTGGGAAAAATTGCTTTTGACCTAAACCTGAACGGGAACAATTTACTGAACAAAACGTATATTCCGCATTTATCCCGACTGGCAACATCAGGAATACCCAATCTGGGAAGAAATTTTGTTTTGGGAGCGGCTTTTAAATTTTAA
- a CDS encoding aspartate-semialdehyde dehydrogenase, with product MKLAVVGATGMVGEIMLKVLEERNFPYTELILVASEKSVGKVIEFKGQKHTVVGLQTAVDMKADIAVFSAGGGTSLEWAPKFAAAGTTVIDNSSAWRMDPTKKLIVPEINANQLTKEDKIIANPNCSTIQMVLTLAPLHKKYNVKRVIVSTYQSITGTGVKAVQQFENEVAGVKGDMVYKYEINRNCIPQCDVFEDNGYTKEEMKLVKETKKILSDDSIKVTATAVRVPVVGGHSEAVNVEFSNDFDVNEVRTILSQTEGIVVQDNLDTFTYPMPKYAEGKNEVFVGRIRRDESQANTLNMWIVADNLRKGAATNTIQIAEYLVANNLV from the coding sequence ATGAAACTAGCAGTTGTAGGGGCTACCGGAATGGTTGGCGAGATAATGTTGAAAGTATTAGAAGAAAGAAATTTTCCATATACAGAATTAATCCTTGTCGCTTCTGAGAAATCAGTAGGGAAAGTAATTGAGTTTAAAGGACAAAAACACACTGTAGTGGGATTGCAAACCGCTGTTGATATGAAAGCCGATATCGCTGTTTTCTCTGCCGGAGGAGGAACTTCATTAGAATGGGCTCCAAAATTTGCTGCTGCAGGAACAACCGTTATCGATAATTCATCGGCTTGGAGAATGGATCCGACCAAAAAATTGATTGTACCGGAAATCAATGCAAACCAATTGACTAAAGAGGATAAAATCATTGCAAACCCAAACTGCTCGACTATTCAAATGGTGTTGACTTTGGCTCCTTTGCATAAAAAATATAATGTAAAACGAGTAATCGTTTCTACTTACCAATCCATCACGGGAACAGGTGTAAAAGCGGTTCAACAATTTGAAAACGAAGTTGCCGGAGTAAAAGGTGATATGGTTTACAAATATGAAATCAACCGTAATTGTATCCCACAATGTGATGTTTTTGAAGATAACGGATACACTAAAGAAGAGATGAAATTGGTTAAAGAAACCAAAAAAATCTTAAGTGATGATTCAATCAAAGTTACTGCTACTGCAGTACGTGTGCCGGTTGTAGGCGGACATAGCGAAGCGGTAAACGTTGAATTCAGTAATGATTTTGATGTAAACGAAGTTAGAACTATTTTGAGCCAAACGGAAGGAATAGTAGTTCAAGACAATTTGGATACTTTTACTTACCCAATGCCAAAATATGCTGAAGGTAAAAATGAAGTTTTCGTAGGACGTATTCGTCGTGATGAAAGTCAGGCAAATACTTTGAACATGTGGATTGTTGCTGATAACCTGAGAAAAGGAGCTGCAACAAATACTATTCAAATTGCTGAATATTTAGTAGCCAATAATTTGGTATAA
- the mscL gene encoding large-conductance mechanosensitive channel protein MscL: protein MGFISEFKAFLMKGEIVNLATAVIVGGAFGKIVTSFTNDVLMPPIGLLLGKVDFKNLKIVLQEGVPAVMENGAEKAPAIAEVALNYGAFIQTVFDFVIIGFCIFIVLKAYEKTKKQEVVAEAPPAGPTQEELLAEIRDLLKK, encoded by the coding sequence ATGGGATTTATAAGTGAATTCAAAGCCTTTTTGATGAAAGGCGAAATAGTAAATTTGGCAACCGCCGTAATCGTTGGTGGTGCTTTTGGAAAAATTGTGACCTCTTTTACAAATGACGTTTTGATGCCGCCTATTGGATTATTATTAGGAAAGGTTGATTTCAAAAACCTGAAAATCGTTCTACAGGAAGGGGTTCCCGCAGTAATGGAAAATGGTGCTGAAAAAGCCCCTGCTATTGCCGAAGTAGCTCTTAATTATGGTGCTTTTATTCAAACTGTTTTTGATTTTGTAATCATTGGTTTCTGTATTTTTATTGTATTGAAAGCCTACGAAAAAACTAAAAAACAAGAAGTTGTTGCAGAAGCTCCGCCAGCAGGTCCAACACAAGAAGAATTACTAGCTGAGATTAGGGATTTGTTGAAGAAATAG